Genomic window (Pectinophora gossypiella chromosome 5, ilPecGoss1.1, whole genome shotgun sequence):
ctatgcccagcagtgggacgtattattCGTAGAGAACAAGTTATAAATATCACCGAAACATCCGCGTGCAATAGTGATTTAGCTAATTATTGAGTTACATGCACAAACTAGTCAACAAAAATTgcaaaaaaatatgtgtaaCTTTGTTTACAGTGCGTTTAATATGACTTTTTATGAATTCGGTTATTAAAAGTTGTATGCATACCATAGATTAAAGtttctacgtatagaatggacaGTCATaagtaatatcatgtatccactttagaaccctgtcgcaataccatatttgacatttaatgggacttagggtttaatttgtcaaaaaagttaatgtgacatggtaccaaagtgaatacatattagtactcgtaactgGACTCCCGTATCGGTACTGAGACTCATCCCCCTGAAGGGTTTACTTTAGACTAAGAGAGGGTGAGGTCGGCGGCCGATGCGAATCGGGCGGGGCGGAGTTCCCTTTCTATATGTAGTagatattattctttattctatggtaacaatttcaaattcaaaattcaatttgtaGTAAAACGCACTGTAGACACTTAATTTTACAAATGATTTGAAAACTTTACGCAGAGGAAAGCACGCATTTAGcattatacaattttatttaaccGTTTTTATAATTAGCAATAAGTATTATTCCCGCGCCGTTAATGATACTTTCGTTACTCGATAACGAACTAAATGACTCTAGTTCTAAGGCTTATATTAACATTGCTGATTccagtagacaccatctaagtttattttaagttatacctgtcattttcttatccggcgaaaaggaaagggacgcgtaATCGTCAGgctggaacacacgtcaattttaggcagacattaaaaaaatcctactaaaattttatattacccgacggaattaagttaaaataaaattaggaggtgtttgcaggaatcaggATCATTAGCCTACAAAATTAACATTGTTAGTTAACATGTGCAGATTAAGCGTATCATTATACTAAACACAATTGTATGTTTGAAGGCTAACAAGTTGCTGCAAATACATGCGAGGGTGTTTTAAGCACTTGACGTTATCGGTGAAAGACGCCATGTTGGAATCTTTCTCAGTATATTTCTATGATTCGAATAGGCCGCTTATAGTAAAATTGTAACGAGAATTCAATAGGAACCTTGAACCCTCAGCCTTTGTGTTACGGTTTGAGCTATTGAAATAGATATGATGCACTTACGACTACACCAATACAAGTTAAATATGTCGATAGATGGCGCTACGATAAACTCGCGCGAGTCGCGGGTCTAGTTCCACTGGGCGATTAACAAGTTTCTAGAAAAATCCAGTATAAGTTTGTCTCACTCGCTTGAGTTTTCGCCTTCATTTTACAGAACGATAGACTAGCGAATTTCCCTATGTTATTGATGTAACGTTACCCATATGACACAAAGAAAAAACGTCAAAAGCTATAAAACACACCCTTGAACAATGAAGTATGCAAAAAGCTGCTTTATTTCAGTCGGTTAAGCCTCTAATTAGCTGTTAGCGAATCCATCGGCCTATTGGACGGACAAGTAATTGCTCAGGGAGATATAACATTTGTTGAAAAAATGTTCCAACACTTTtgtgaagtaaaaaaaatattaatatctcGTTTGGCACTGTTGTTTCGAGCTGGGCGAGTGAAAGGCGCAAGACGTATGAGCGACAATGGGAACTTGCGGCCAAAATGGGAACTAACGCCGTCTTCCTAGAAAACGTCATTTTATGACAGATGTGAAGAGATTGCACACTAGCGCCCTCTTCAATGTCATCGAAGTACTACAAGATCCTTGTTGTAGGTAGGAACATGCTAAGATTGATCTGAGGCGTTTATCAATATCTCAACTAACGCCAGATATAGTAATAGTTAAAATCCGTAGTAGGGGAATGCTCCGTCCCGTTCTAGCAAAACGACATTTGTTTGTTGTTTCTTTCTAACTCCTTGATTTGGGATGGTTCTAACTAATATTTCAACGAATTCCTATTCTGTTTTCACATAAGGCTATTAATATATGTCTATTGgttaactaaaataaatacttagctttTGATATTTGTAAACTACTCTTGCACCATCAATATTccacattttaaataattattttaagcttctgctaaacgtcaaaatctATTCACTCGCCCAGTGTCTTGTGGTATTAAAATAACAGTGAACGGAATTAAACATGCAAGCAGTCTCTTTACATTTGCTGCAGTTGATAATGACGCCAAAACACACTCACGGTGGAAAAATAACagtacactaaaaaaaaaacacgtcaaaGTTATAGATATTATGACACTATTTGTCTGTGTTTAGGTACTTACGCCGTTTCGGAAATAAGTTGACATACCAGTACGTGACAGGCTCGCGCCTATTTATACTTTTATACGACAGCAATAAAGGCTAGGTACGATTTTCGTTGCGTCAATTTTGAGCAACAATAATACTTCCATGTTTCCTTCCGTTCACCGTAAAATAACATGTTTCTTTATAAACGTCCTTACCTTTTCCGTCAcaccataatatttaaaaatggaataattTTGATTCGTTCACTATTATACACGTTCACCAAATACCCTGACTTTAACAATATACCGCGatcaagataaaatattatatgacGATGAATATTAAATACATGTGTAATActgtatttacaaaaatatcgttactaataaatattttgttgaatatacATCAGTTATTATCATCAGTTGTAGGTATACGTAAAAGAAATATTATCAGTTGTTTAATATTaacaattttatgtttaaaaatatacacttaTATTTGTTTCATCTTGATTTGCTGCCAATGTCTAGTGTTATAGAGACACTATTTCATGATAATAACTAACGTTTTCAAGTAATGTGTGATTTGACACGTATTTGTACATCGATTTTATATATAGGAAAGGAAGTCTAAAGGCGTTACGCATCTTAGACGGTTCGGGTGccttattatacataattaaagttattcaaacttgtttaaaaaaaatcacggaTACCTACTCGAACGACGGACGTGTAAGCAACGCGCCTAAAAAGACTAGTTTCGCGCCACTCCgtgtaaatataacattttatacatatacaatTTACTCCAAGGACGAATCAAGTCCATGTTAGCTATACAAAAAACTGAATAAGAAATCTTTCAAATGTATAAGAAATATGCAATTCCaaataaaatacgaaataaatctattttctAAATAACTCAATCTGCGACTTTGtccttgtaaaataaatattataaagttttatgTAGCTCGATTTAATCACTTGGCACTTGACGTTGTCGTGATATCCGACGGAGTAAGTGTCAAGTTAAACGTGTAGAAATGAAAACTATCAATTAAAttactataaaaagaaatactttcTAAACTACTTATATTAAGATCAGTACTAAAAACCGTTGCCATTTTCGAAAAGTACAAAATGTTATTATGACagtaataaaacttaaaacataattatttacatacttacgatAAAATAATCTGAACTGGCAAGTACTATTATAATACTgtatataaattaaaagtatattaatgaaatgaaattaacctaaatatatatatttacatgACGTTTTATCTCGTTATATTAATAAGGAAAACATACTCcctttttgttattaaaatccCAACGAATATCTCGACGACAATATGCTATATATTTAGACTAAAGTCGACTAAAAAGGCCCTATTTTAAACTTGAATAGGCCAGCATTTAACCAACAAGGACTACTCGACCGCCGTGACTAACCGTCCGTATTTGACTAATCTCCTAAACAATTTCTACGATCATTCCTTACAATCTCAACCCAAAGAAATGCTTATAATTTAATTCAGTCGTAAAATAAACTTCAATCTATAACTTTCATGTTCATAGTATATATTGTCAGTATTTTCGACAGTCCACGTTATATTGTTACACATTTTGGACTGAGCAGGACTTGAGAAACCGGTATTTTTTCGTTAGAGACCGGTACTTTTCATTTTTACCGGTTTATAACACACAATTATTTAAAACTGCCGTTTGAACGTTCAAAACAATGtctttggaaaatattttaatttatcactGGTATAATATTTTACCTACATTATTGCACACCTACAATATTTACtgatttatgaaataaaaataatatatttatttatttgtaaataaaagtcttttaataaaaaggggtttaataataaagtattatttattaatggagGGATTTTATCGTGTTCAAGCGATACCTTTTCCAAGTCCCGCGTACGAATTAGTTTGACACGTTGGCACTAGCCTTGCAACTACTGTATAACATGAATAAACTAGAAGTCTCCAATAAAAGATATTGCTCTCTTGCCTGTATTTATattacgaataaaaatatcttttaaaCTATGGAAGTCACTAGTCACTGTAAATTTGACACAACTACCCAACAAAAATCAGTCGACTGCAAAGTCTCTCTATTCGGTGTATATTTTTGTAGAACTTAATTTAGTgggtttttattagttattaaattttaattaagttacAGATTATCTGTATAATAGACGTAGTTTTTGGGCGAAAGGCGTTCGTAAATGCGATTCGGTCTAGTTAAGGAGAAGACacgttttagtttattttaaatcgCGTTTTTACAGGATGTTAAATGGAGTGATGTATGTTAAAAGGTGGTTAAGTTTGAAGttggataataattattaatctaTTGCTAAGTATTTCAATTGACTTCAGCGCAGCGTATCTCTAACTGCACCACTTCATCTGACACCTTGTATAATCACATGCTGCCTTGGCCCAACTCTATAGTCTCTTAAAATTTAAGGGACTGTTAAAGAGATTTTGCCGTCGACCGGGACCGCCTACCGTTATGACTTCTTGTCGAAGAGCGGCAGTTTCGACTTGACCGCTCCTTCGCAAATCATCAGTCTTTGCTGCGCGAGACACTTCCTCCCACACCCGTCATCCCCCACTAGCTCTGAAAGCCGACTCGCCCCCGTCCCCCCTCTATGCTTCACATCCACAAAATACTCCTTCTCACTCCTATCCCCCTCTTTCTTCCCAAACTGTAACATCTCGACTTTCCCCCCGAAATTGCTCATCTTAAACCTAGAGTGGCCTTTGAAAGTCCGTTCGCACTTGAAGTCCGCGCCTTTGCGCTCAAAGTATTCGACGATTTTGGATATCTGCGCGGAGCGCACGTGGCGCGGGATGCGGTCGTCGCAGTACAGGCTGTCGGAGCCCGCCAGCGACGCCACGTCCTCCGAGCTGTCCGTGTACACGCTCGACGTGCGCTTGTATGTGGAATTCAGCAAGTGGTTGATCAGCGGACCTCGATGGAGCATGTACAAGTCGTCCTCGTCCAAAGTCTTATGCGAGACACACCCGCCGAGACACTTGGCGCGACTGACACAACAACACCGGTTCAGAATGTGGTACTCCTTCACTTTCTCAGTAGGCTCCGGAGTCTCGGAGGCGTCCGAGTCCGGGCGGCTCGCGTCTAGCTTCCCGCAGAGGAAGGGCGACGTTATCTCGTGCTCGAAGGTCTTCCTCGCAGTGTTGGTATCCTCGGTCCGCGGGGGTGTCTCCTCGAGGTCGTCGAGGCTCCTCAGCGAGCTGACGGTGGTGGTGGACAGCGCGGAGTCGTCGAGCACGAAGAGGCTGGAGTTGGCGGAGCCGGGCGCCGGCCGCGGCAGCTGGCGGTAGGAGCGCGCGTTGAAGATGCGGTCGTAGATGAGCAGGCAGTCCGAGCACATGCGTACCCGCGGCCGGCACTCTTCCTCCAGCCCGGCGTCGCGGGCCTCCTCGAACTCGTCGTGGGCCTCGTCGCGGGACTCGTCCGACTGGTCGCGTCGCCACCACCAGCAGCGGTGGCAGCCCATCAGTGAGCAGGGGCACATCGCGCCGTAGAAGCACTCGGCGCCCGGGTGCTGCGGGCAGAAGTCCTCGTTCGCGACAGAGAAGATGCCACTCTCGCAGGAGCCGCGGCGGCGGAGCTCGACGCTCGAGTTGCTCTTCTGGATGGTGACGGGGCCAGCCttcggcgggggcgggggcgggggctcGACGCGCTCGAGCGAGCCGCGGCGGCTGAGGCCGGGGGACGAGGGCAGCGAGGCGCAGCGCGGCTCGTCGTCCGACAGCGGCGGCTCGGCGTCCACGCGCACCAGCGGCGAGGGCAGCTCCACGCACGACGAGAACCCGCCGGCGCGCTCGGTGGCGGGCTCGAGGATCTTCTTGACGCCGCGGAACGTGTGCAGCGGGCGCGGCGCCGTGGGCGCGGCGTGCGCGTCCCGCAGCAGCATGATGTGCGCCAGCCGGTGCAGGCGCGCCAgccgcggcggcgcgggccgcGCGCGCACGCCCGCCAGCGCCGACGCCGAGCGGTGCGGCGCGCGCGGGCCCGCCTCGCGCCGTGGGCccgcgcctgcgcccgcgcccgcctcgCACCACTCCAGCTCCGACAGCGAGCGCCGGTGCTGCACTGCAAGCGGACACAAACACATTGTACCACCACGGAACAGAGCTTTATGAAAAGAAGAGCTATAAAATGATGAGATATGGACTCACAATGATCATGGTAATGCTGTAGTCGGGGGCTGCCCTCAGACTTGTACCGCTGCGGGCGCCGCCACGCGTATAGCCCGGGGCACGATCGCGGACCTGACGAGTCCGCTTCCTCACTGCAATGACGACATTATATCTTTAGGACATATGTGAAAATGAAAGCTCTTGCCACATCGCCAACATCAAGCGCCCACGGTGTGACATCTCTTTAATTTACGTATCAGTATATTAAAACCACAAGTAACGAGCTGGCGGCCTGTCACGCCAGCAGTGTGACGAAAGTTTAAGGTTGGATTTAGATCATATGGTTAGTATGAATCTTCCAAGCGGATCTCTTCACGCTGACGCGGATTATAACTTCTTACGGTACACACGGCGTGGTATGTCTAGGTTCTAGGTAGACAAGTTGTGATATACCTCTCAGCGGTGTTGGGCGTGTGGCAACGCCAGGCAGCGTCGTCCAGCGTCTCTTTCACCTCGGCGAGCTTCTCCACTATCTCGGGGAATAGCGGCCGCGCCTTCGGCTCGTACTGGAATAcaacattacataatatatgaataatttgtttatttcacGGATTGTTGTACGTGTGTACTAAAAAAGACAAATTGATTAGACACTAGTTCAGCACATAGCCGTCGGCGGCGGGATGGCAAGCGCCCGAAGTGTGACGTACTAGCGCCCTGTCACACCGGCCGTGTGACGAGAGCTTAAAGCTGAACGCATTTTAGTTGCTTTCTTTACTTCCAATCAAGCAGAAAAGCAAACGAATTGTACGAAGCACTCACAATGCAGCAGTTGAACGCGAGCCGCAGCAAGTCTGGCACCGTGTGCTCATCGCACAGCTCCACAAACGCCATGTAGTTGAGGCCGAAGTTGTCCGTGCGAGGCAGCACGTCCGGGTCGGCGTCCACCTGATAatcaaacataatttatttattttattattgatgtacagtcacgagcaatataatgtacccactttaggactctgtcgcactaacatatttgacatttagtgagatttacagttcaatttgtcaaaaacgttaatgtgacatggtaccaaagtgtatacatattaatgctcgtgaccgtacacatatAGACAACACTAGTGCAGCAAAATTTTTAACAGGTTTAAATCAAATCTCAAATCTACAAGAGTGTATGTTATCATggaagaatcatcatcatcactagcccattagcgtccccactgctggggcacgggccttccctatggatggatagggagatcgggccttaaaccaccacgcgggcccagtgcggattggtggttattaacgactgatgcagccgggaccaacggcttaacgtgccttccgaagcacggaggagctcaagatgaaaactttttttgtggtcacccatcctatgaccggcctttgcgaaagttgcttaacttcaccaatcgcagaccgagcgcgtttaccgctgcgccaccgagctcttcccATCATGATGGAAGAATGGAGAGAATTAAAACATCGTTTAGTTTGAATGTAGGATCAGAGAACcctgaaaacgggataacgggaGATGACATTAGAGAACACGAGAAGCGGTTCCGTGGTGCCAAATGTGGTTCAACCCTAATCACGTTACGTTTGTTGGACCATAGAGATCAATTAGGGTGAGCTGAGCTTGAAGGTATCACAAGATAACTGGCAGCAGCACTTAGCATAGATTTATCTTAAAATGGATACGATAAATAGATCTCGATGATGACAATCAAAAACAGTTTTAGACTGTTTTGGCAAGCAGCCTTCTAGTCTCCCTTTTCATAATctaattatagtattttatgcaacagttgtataagaagggtcaaaaaatgcgagtggcgtgagttgcgatgtgagccttgacgaacatcgcaataagagacgccacgagcattttttgacctagttatacaacgttgcgtacaatactttttctacgacgacgtaattttaaacgaaacacaaaaattttccaatttattttccaacgcacgggaaaatggcggcaaatgtatacttttttatagtatatctatggcaccaaacaaagtaaaggtgccagtttccaggtcaaaaaaaaaaaaacaacaacaatgcttttttggcgacattatagtacaattacactttgtaaacaatgcttttataggccatagagcgtacactttttcaaagagtttaattatgtatgtacttatgtactttttggttatttaaatgccagattaaagtagaggagtagaaaaatatatttatgtactttatCGATCACGTCACCCAACACAGTTGCAACCCATGTGCCATCTATTTGGACGAAGAATTGCAATGACCCAGCTCTATTACATGTCACATAATTCACTTTTATTACGAACTAGCTTACGGTCCGCGAATCCGTTCGCCTTGACTTCGATTATCGCACGTTATTTTTTTCCCACCCTCTTTTCATTCCCTCAAGGGGTGAGTTCTAGGGTAAAAACTATTCTATGTTTTTCCCTGGGACCTAAACTATCTCCAGAGAGGCAATTTCAACTAAATCCGTTCAGCGGTTAAAGCGTGAAGGTAAAGAGTGTAagataacagacagacagagttagtTTCGCGTTTATAAATTCAATATGGATGATTTAATAGGAATTTCTATTCGCAATCCCACTGTCATCAGCGATTTATTGAAGtattattcaaaattagaacCAACACCTGAGAACTATGACAGGTTTGCATAATTTGGCAACGAGTCAGGACTTCGATACTTTCGCGCATTGAAtgctttattttttgacgtgacttattgtagttatgATAGCagcaactacttggccgaacaaatagggagcgctgagggctctcacccagtggTTCAACCCTTACATAGCCCACCAGCTCCTCTACGAAGTGTTTCGCTTCCTCGTTTCTAATACGAACGGCAAGGTCTGGAATTCTCTGCCCGCGAATCTGTATCCCGATAAGTACAATCTGGATCTCTTCATAGCTATAATGCATAGGCAATTGCTAGGTAAGCATGTCTCATCCTCAGCCATATCGTCAtcaagtgagattgtggtcaaatgtttgcctatcttccataaaaaaaatgtaggttgATTCCGTCTCTTTCTCAGTTTGTATACTGtcattcttttttcttctttttttatctttgtagaACAAACAATTGTATATTTTACATACCCTGGCGATCAACTGACAGAGTATGATGCCGTAGGAGAAGATGTCGGAGCGGTGGTCGTACCAGCGCCCGCGCAGGCACTCGGGTGACATCCACCACGGCGACCCCACGCTCGGGAGGCGGTAGCCGTTGCTGGAACAACATTTTAACAACGTCAATATGAGATACTGTttacgaataaaaatatgtatgggattgacgtaTGAGATGAAATGTCAAACCCATATATTTCTACCACTGTCACTGTCAATATGTTCATTTTTAACCGTTTGCAACTTTACTAAGACCCCTGCACAATTAACTTTGTACACAAAAAAATGCACTTCAAATACCCAGTCTGACTACTttccaaccaaaataaaaatgttctcCACCTCTGGAAAATATAGTTACGAGAAACAGTAGCGTCCCTCAAATGTATTAAGGAAACACAATATTATTGCTGTCAATAGTTTCCTCTAGACAAACAGAAGGGTACGGGACGGGCGAGCCTAAATAAATACGATTTTATTAAAGAGTGTCTTTTGTCGATAAGCGTTATATGCGAGGTTCTGTATAAAGGAAAATGACATCATTTCTCTTTATACAGAACCTCGTACATTGTCACACCATCTCtatcgaggtctaccacgacgcctgtacagtcatgagcaatataatgtacccactttaggactctgtcgcactaacttacttgacatttagtgagacttacagttcaatttgtcaaaaaagttaatatgacatggtaccaaagtgtatacatattaaagctcgtgaccgtacccgtcatgaggcacccaatgcgtgacgatcgtgcccaccgctcagggtgcatgcgacgaACATGTCCGCCCCAAATAAccataattgaaataaataacaacCATAATtcaaataggctccggacacaggtaggctgctgcaaggataatctgtCTCCCAAATGTCTTGAGGCCCAATAATGAACTCTGCCCTGAATACTCCATACGAAAATAACATTACCGCCTGCCTGCCGCCATACGGCGTATTGTTCGCTCATGCTCCCCTCCCCTCTTACTCCTTaacagcttacggccatttagactaaagtaagacccagagggggtgaggtaaatctaatcagtaagtagtaaccaggactaaaaattttataaaaattaattaaattatattagagTCGTTACCTACCCACTGGACACCTTAAggcgggcatagaagtcgaggaTGACCGCGTAAAGTCgagagtggaaaaatcaaggggagtcctttgcccagcagtgggatcgaatagacTAGATAAGATAATAAAGCAGTTCACAAGGGAATCAGGTCAGCGATGACCGACCTCATATTTAAATGAACCAACCCTTGGTTCGCGAAATGTTGATAAATGGTTTACACTGACAAATGGCCCTGCGGTGCACGCAAAATCGCGTGCAAAGCGTGCAAATCCAACTCGAGCGTGTACAGATAGAACGCTGACGACTTAATTGCAGGCTGAATGCGTTTGCGCATATTGCGTTCCAAGTTATCTCTTGGTAATTGATAGTTTTTATACAAGTTTGATATTTAGATGAGTTCTTTGACGCTGTAAGCTATTTAATATGGAATTTGATGAATTGTTAGATATGAAGGTTGGAATATTTAAGTGATGTTTATAAACAAGTTCTTGTTTCACTATAATTGACactaaagaagaagaatgaggCAATAAgttaaagaaaagcaatatggcCGCAATGatagacaaaataaaaaaaataactaggtATGAAAACTAGTGGTATCACAGAACGACTGATATTGTTAgtgtaataagtagtttatacaataggctacttgtcaatctagtcaaatgtgatactttttacgaaatgtcaaaacgaaaattttctttggagtttgtatggaaatactgtcctgtgacgtcatcactaAAAGCGGTCAAaggtcgtactcattgttacttaattcatgaataaaaatcgaaaataagtggataaataaaatgagattgatttattatcatctttgacccagtcaagtacCCAATTAAATGAgtttgcttttttattaaaaagataataattaaaTGTTCTTAATTATAAATAGTCAAAGAAAGAGCAGTTTATAATATTTGATGATTCGTCTGTGTATGTTTTTCATTTAAGTTGATATGTTTCAATTGTTGTCTTAGGTATATTGTTTCTGTGGCGTTcatactagtgatgttccgaataaccgtatccgtatccgcggatatccgagataaaataaaaatccgaatccgtatccgtgtccgttacttttcacgcggatcttttacggatctttttcaggtgattaagtagaattattaaataaaaaggctataaaattccattcagattgtttttacttcttaaaatcaaatatttggcacctttatattgcaaaacatttagatagatagatctttataatgaaagcaagataaaatatcacttttataacaaagaaataactaaaactttaatctttttgtttaagaaaataaagatccgtatccgcggatctttacactaaatatccgtatccagatccgtatccgcggatatacatttttaacgatccggcacatcactagttcaTACACATCACAACACAATCCCAGAAGGAGAGTCGGGgggtaaatataatgtatgggGAGTGTGATCGgtacctcccggtgagtatggaaaaacttccagatcttggaaaactgctccgcatcagggagacaccctacggcctggcaaaactatcgcacctggaacgattctttttacACAAACCCTATTTAAATATTGGTCGAATTCAATCCGCATCAAAACCCGTCTCATTCGTGTCagatattttttcgatttaaattttctttttgcgagtttccctaagcacgggtaagtggtataaaaacaaaaatcatctttctttctttctttaatttagGAATTGAAGGTGTATACTTACACAGGATGAGGTATTTTAGCGGCCAGGCCGAAATCCGCCACCACCGCCGTGTAGTCTCCTTCTCCATTTTTCCTTAACAATACATTCTGGAAATGAAAggagtaaatattattataaacactaACTGTTGTGAATCTTTCGAATTACAACAATACAGTTTTATATTACAGTGATGTAATATATTGGTAAATAATATGGTAACACGAGTATTCCGAATGTATCTACTATGTTGATACATtcgaatatatttatgtaattcttcttatcgtgtgggttgtgaggtggaatgccaacctga
Coding sequences:
- the LOC126366581 gene encoding uncharacterized protein LOC126366581, which translates into the protein MQDEYLETGKSRFERRKPTKVLKIAESFTNLDENAKAGRFVRGPHSKVGRRFQENGGGRDRTKRAVCCDDECDKESSVSEGEGHGDRRVTGSSCKALRTAVAALYPFDDFVLEKIGSGFFSEVFKVTHKTSGNVMVLKMNQQRANRPNMLREVQLMNKLKHPNILGFMGVCVHEGQLHALTEYMEGGSLEQLILGRMEEPLPQPLRVTLAADMAAGMQYLHSLGVFHRDLTAKNVLLRKNGEGDYTAVVADFGLAAKIPHPVNGYRLPSVGSPWWMSPECLRGRWYDHRSDIFSYGIILCQLIARVDADPDVLPRTDNFGLNYMAFVELCDEHTVPDLLRLAFNCCIYEPKARPLFPEIVEKLAEVKETLDDAAWRCHTPNTAESEEADSSGPRSCPGLYAWRRPQRYKSEGSPRLQHYHDHLQHRRSLSELEWCEAGAGAGAGPRREAGPRAPHRSASALAGVRARPAPPRLARLHRLAHIMLLRDAHAAPTAPRPLHTFRGVKKILEPATERAGGFSSCVELPSPLVRVDAEPPLSDDEPRCASLPSSPGLSRRGSLERVEPPPPPPPKAGPVTIQKSNSSVELRRRGSCESGIFSVANEDFCPQHPGAECFYGAMCPCSLMGCHRCWWWRRDQSDESRDEAHDEFEEARDAGLEEECRPRVRMCSDCLLIYDRIFNARSYRQLPRPAPGSANSSLFVLDDSALSTTTVSSLRSLDDLEETPPRTEDTNTARKTFEHEITSPFLCGKLDASRPDSDASETPEPTEKVKEYHILNRCCCVSRAKCLGGCVSHKTLDEDDLYMLHRGPLINHLLNSTYKRTSSVYTDSSEDVASLAGSDSLYCDDRIPRHVRSAQISKIVEYFERKGADFKCERTFKGHSRFKMSNFGGKVEMLQFGKKEGDRSEKEYFVDVKHRGGTGASRLSELVGDDGCGRKCLAQQRLMICEGAVKSKLPLFDKKS